A genome region from Paradevosia shaoguanensis includes the following:
- a CDS encoding aminotransferase class V-fold PLP-dependent enzyme, translating into METQFVIDRIRNGLIGKDSTIPGPFGPRKLVYADYTASGRCLDFIESRVSEVAAPFYANTHTETSYTGLQTTRLREAARKAVREAVGAGERHAVIFCGSGATAAVHKLATAFCENREGGARPTVFIGPYEHHSNDLPWREADVDLVRIPLDENGQICLGTLAAALERSPADAPRVGSFSAASNVTGVKTDMRALGALLKAHGAWFFADYAAAGPYVAIDMEADQVDAIFLSPHKFVGGPGASGVLVADKRLFGRLPTVPGGGTVAYVTADHHRYVSDTERREEAGTPNVLGDIRAGLAFQLKADVTPAAIEAAEHRVVAKAMAAWRANPAIEVLGPAEAERLAIFSFNIRVGEHLLHPNLVVALLNDLFGIQARGGCSCAGPYGHELLHIDAARAESYEALVADGCSLFRPGWARLSFNYFIDEAETDFIIAAVDFIARRGVDFLRLYRADRRSGRWTYEGKSTEAGFVFDDLCAWRKPGKAAEAGAAPDFAQCLTRAEAIADEARQATPCQQPEIGEPVRWFALAG; encoded by the coding sequence ATGGAAACACAATTCGTCATCGACCGCATTCGCAATGGCCTGATCGGCAAGGACAGCACCATTCCCGGTCCCTTCGGGCCGCGAAAGCTGGTTTATGCCGATTACACCGCCTCCGGGCGCTGCCTAGATTTCATCGAAAGCCGCGTGAGCGAGGTGGCTGCCCCGTTCTACGCCAATACCCATACCGAGACCTCCTATACGGGCCTCCAGACCACGCGTCTGCGTGAGGCGGCCCGCAAGGCGGTGCGCGAGGCCGTGGGTGCCGGCGAGCGGCATGCGGTGATCTTCTGCGGCAGCGGCGCCACCGCCGCCGTCCACAAGCTCGCCACCGCCTTCTGCGAGAACCGCGAGGGCGGCGCGCGGCCGACCGTGTTCATCGGCCCCTACGAGCACCATTCCAACGACCTGCCCTGGCGCGAGGCCGATGTCGATCTCGTGCGCATTCCGCTCGATGAGAACGGCCAGATCTGCCTCGGCACGCTCGCCGCCGCGCTTGAGCGCAGCCCTGCCGATGCCCCGCGCGTCGGCTCGTTCTCGGCGGCCTCCAACGTCACCGGCGTCAAGACCGACATGCGCGCGCTCGGCGCGCTGCTCAAGGCGCACGGCGCCTGGTTCTTCGCCGATTACGCCGCTGCCGGCCCCTATGTCGCCATCGACATGGAAGCCGATCAGGTCGATGCCATCTTCCTGTCGCCCCACAAGTTCGTGGGCGGGCCCGGCGCCTCCGGCGTGCTGGTGGCCGACAAGCGGCTCTTCGGCCGTCTGCCGACCGTCCCCGGCGGCGGCACCGTGGCTTACGTGACTGCCGACCATCATCGCTATGTGAGCGACACCGAGCGGCGCGAGGAAGCCGGCACGCCCAACGTGCTGGGCGATATCCGCGCCGGCCTCGCCTTCCAGCTCAAGGCCGACGTCACCCCCGCCGCGATCGAGGCGGCCGAGCATCGTGTCGTCGCCAAGGCCATGGCCGCCTGGCGCGCCAATCCCGCCATCGAGGTGCTGGGCCCCGCCGAGGCCGAGCGCCTGGCGATCTTCTCGTTCAATATCCGCGTCGGCGAGCACCTGCTGCATCCCAACCTGGTCGTGGCCCTGCTCAACGACCTCTTCGGCATCCAGGCGCGCGGCGGCTGCTCGTGCGCCGGCCCCTATGGCCACGAATTGCTGCACATCGATGCGGCGCGCGCCGAGAGCTACGAGGCACTGGTAGCCGATGGCTGCAGCCTCTTCCGCCCCGGCTGGGCGCGGCTGAGCTTCAACTATTTCATCGATGAGGCGGAAACCGACTTCATCATCGCCGCTGTCGATTTCATCGCCCGACGCGGCGTCGATTTCCTGCGCCTCTATCGCGCCGATCGCCGCAGTGGCCGCTGGACCTATGAGGGCAAGTCGACCGAAGCCGGGTTCGTGTTCGATGACCTCTGCGCTTGGCGCAAGCCGGGCAAGGCGGCAGAAGCCGGCGCGGCGCCCGATTTCGCCCAATGCCTCACCCGTGCCGAGGCGATTGCCGACGAAGCCCGGCAGGCGACGCCCTGTCAGCAGCCGGAGATCGGCGAGCCGGTGCGCTGGTTCGCTCTGGCGGGCTAG
- the otnI gene encoding 2-oxo-tetronate isomerase has product MPRFSANLSFLYPDLPFLDRFAAAAADGFAAVEYISPYEHPKETIAALLRENGLTQALFNFPAGNWAAGDRGLACHPARIAEFRASVTRALDYAQALGCTRLNCLAGIAAPDVDHLRLEKTLIDNLTYASERCTAAGVKLLIEPINKRDMPGYFISTTNHAERLFELAGLPNLHLQCDFYHLQIMQGDLVHTFARLKHHIAHIQIADTPGRHEPGTGEINYRFLLSELDRLGYDGWVGCEYHPSSGKGADIGWMAEVVTRR; this is encoded by the coding sequence GTGCCCAGGTTTTCAGCCAACCTCTCGTTCCTCTACCCCGACCTGCCCTTCCTAGACCGCTTCGCGGCCGCGGCAGCGGACGGGTTTGCGGCCGTCGAATACATCTCGCCCTACGAGCACCCCAAGGAAACCATCGCCGCGCTGCTGCGCGAGAATGGGCTGACCCAGGCCCTTTTCAACTTTCCGGCCGGCAACTGGGCCGCCGGCGACCGCGGCCTCGCCTGCCATCCCGCCCGCATCGCCGAATTCCGTGCCAGCGTCACGCGCGCCCTCGACTATGCGCAGGCGCTTGGCTGCACCCGCCTCAACTGCCTCGCCGGCATCGCCGCGCCGGATGTCGACCACCTGCGGCTGGAAAAGACCCTCATCGACAACCTGACCTATGCCTCCGAGCGCTGCACCGCCGCCGGGGTGAAGCTCCTTATCGAGCCGATCAACAAGCGCGACATGCCGGGCTATTTCATCTCGACCACCAACCATGCCGAACGCCTCTTCGAGCTGGCCGGGCTCCCCAATCTCCACCTGCAATGCGACTTCTACCACCTGCAGATCATGCAGGGCGACCTGGTCCACACCTTCGCCCGGCTCAAACACCACATCGCCCACATCCAGATCGCCGATACCCCCGGCCGGCATGAGCCCGGCACCGGCGAAATCAACTACCGGTTCCTGCTCTCGGAGCTGGATCGGCTGGGCTATGACGGCTGGGTGGGGTGCGAATATCACCCGAGTTCGGGCAAAGGCGCAGATATCGGGTGGATGGCCGAGGTCGTGACGCGGCGGTAG